ataaaataaataattaaccaCTAAACAcatatagttaaaaaaatttattaaatttttattttttaataatatattgcaatttcattgaattaaaatatcagctcaatataataaaatagtacTCCAAATATATCTAATAATTTGGCCATCATCAGAGTCAAAAGTTACACCACTTACTAAGAACAGTAAGGGGCGGAGGAAAGGTACGGCAACGGCAATcggaaaatgctttgaaggaagatgaaggtgccgcagcggcaCAGCCAATGGTGCCGCAGTGACGCAACCGATGCCATACCAAAGAGAAGCTCCTGCCTCCACCACTGAGAACAGTGATTGGATGTACACACACGGAATGCACATGTAAAATGACTTCCGGCCCAAAATGCTCGCCAATCGCTTTATCGCTTATAGTTCAGTCAAAAGTTTGAAACCTAAAAGCCCAACTCACTCCATGCACATGCTCACACGGGTTTGGGGCTGCCAGTGCACTCATTGATTGATATAAAATGCGTCGTCGTTTTTAAAGTGTTAATCAGTTCTCCCACATTAAGTTCTCCAACTTCCCCCATGTCGGTAGTAAAACTGTAAAAGTTTCCTGTTGACTTGCCATTTCTGCAACTCCCAATACCACAAACACAAAGATGGACCTCCGTGAATCGATCGGTAACCAAAACGCTGTCGCTTTGGGCCTCTCCAAGCATGTCCTCTTAACCGAAGCTAAAACCTCTAATTCAGTCTTGTCGCCGCTGTCGATCCAGGTGGTGCTAGGTCTTATTGCTGCTGGCTCTAAGGGTCCCACCCTCGATCAATTGCTCGCTTTCCTCAAGTCCAAGTCCAATGACCAGTTCAGCTCTTTCTCCTCTGAGCTAGTTTCTGTGGTTTTTGCTGACGGAAGTGTTAGCGGTGGGCCACGCTTGTCGTTTGCCAACGGCGTTTGGGTGGACAGGTCTCTCTCTCTTAAGCCTTCTTTCAAACAGGTTGTGGACAATGTCTACAAGGCTGCTTCTAATCAAGCTGATTTCCAAACCAAGGTATAGTTCCTACTAAAtgattatctatttattttagaATGTATATATTCTACTTTAATATCAGCTTATACTTATCTATGGAATCTTTATCTCTATCTCCATATGTGACTTGTATTTGCATGTGCTTTACCTAAGTCTATAATGTGCATGATTGGATCTTAAATGGTGATTGAAACCTGGAGAATCAATCTTGTAAATCATTTAAGCTATGGTTTTATTCGGTTCCTTTTTCTACTTGTATCAAGGAAGTTAAGGTGCAATCCTAAAGTATATATACCTGAACTTTTCTAGGCAAAGAGACATTACAGGGCGATGTttcgaaattttttttttgtcttactTACGtgcagctctctctctctctctctctctctctctctctctctctctctctctctctctctctctctttatttGCGTGTTTATCTGAGATCTGAATTTTTGCGAACAATGGGTTTTTCTGGCAAGACTCTACTGGTTAAAATTGAACTTTAGGTTCGCTTGGCTCCAAGAGGGGTAAAAAAACTTAATTTGTTGTTATATTGTATCAAAGGTCAGAAAGGATGCTAGAAATTTTAGGAATCAAGTTGCCTAAGTAGTTATTGCAGCAAAAAGTGTTTCCTGGCTCCCCTTTGCGAttcttttttctccttttcaAGCATGCAGATAATGTCTCCTTGATATCCCCAGTGAGCAGTTATGTGTGGGCTTTAATAtgtaatgatatatatatatgtgtatgtatatatagatatatatttattacataTTCTTTTTCTTGCTAACTGTCAGTGGACTAGGGTACCTCAATCTGCCATTTGCAACTTTTATGTCATTACTAGGTTAAAAATAAATGCATTACATCACCTTCATCCAAAGTTTAAACATTGGTTTTATGTCTGTTTTTGATACCAGTTCTTCAATTAGTTTTGTTTTAGTTGATTTGAACAAAGTCGCATGTACCtaaacatttttcataatttgtgAGTCCCATCAACACCAAGCTCTAACTCATTTCAAATGGAAGATGTCAATAAAGCATATTATGTTTTATTGAGAAGCCAGTGCTCACAATTGGATTAAATAATCTTAATAATTTGAACCCGGCAACGGGAGACACAACCCTGCTTGACCATTAAAGCGTGCGTACTTTTGGACCACTGAATGGATGATTGAACAAGAACCACAGAAGTTTTGAACCATGGAAGTTTCCAACTGCTGTATATAACTGCCCCAATTATGAAAATTACTGTTATACCCCTTTTGTTATTTGCAGGGAAACTAATTTCTattgaaacatgctcaaatttGTACAAATGTTAATATACATCACACATTCTTCAATTGAAAGGAAAAACATTCTTGTAAACGAAGATATACCTTTTTGTCGTTTTTGTTGCACTACAGCAATAGTTATCCAAGTGGTTACATTCAGTTTGGATTTTGGAACCTTCATGTTACGTGAATTGAGCACAGTGAAGTTGTGGAATATAATTTGTTTCCTTTTCTAGTTTCTTTAGGCTTATATGAGCACATTATGACCTGAGCTAATTAGAGAGGCTTAGCCGCTTAGGCACAACAAAGATAAGGAGatacaaagaagaagaagaagaagaagaagaagaagatggaagGATTGAGATAACAAAGATGGATAATAGAagttgaggtattttagggaaTCTATTGTTATATGAATTGTATTTTATAGCCAAAACCAGAATCCAGGGTCACTATATATGGTGCTGGCCCTCCAGTAGAGCATTCTTGTCCTCAAGGATACCAcaatagaaaagaaaatttttgggAATTCTTTGCTATTGATCAATACCCCTACAATTGTTAATCTATTTTATAACTAGAACCCAGGATCACTGTTGGAACCAGGGACCAGGACTGGGCCTTGGGGTCTCCCTGGTTTGATTCCACTTCATTCTGATTTTGGTATAATCCAACAGttgattttttttgaaatttttttttttccttctcttaTTATTTGGTTTTAAAAGCTGGTTTAGGTCTGGTTCAAGTGGAGAGAGAACTGTCTGATTATGGTCCTGAGTTAGACTAGTCTAAACTATGGCTACATCTACTTGTGGACATCTgtatttaaatcattttatcATGGGCTGATTCAATAATGACAATAAAGTTGGTGacactttattttaaatacagTTATTTATTCATTCAAACGTTTTCCCATCAGCATTTACCCAATTGGCTTTAGTATTGATACTAGCCTAATTGTAATTTTATGCTCGTGATGAAAGGCTGTTGAAGTGACTAATGAAGTAAATGCATGGGCGGAGAAGGAGACTAGTGGGCTTATCAAAGAAGTTCTTCCCTCTCGATCAGTTGATGCTACAACCAGGCTTATATTTGCAAATGCACTTTACTTCAAGGGAGCCTGGAATGAAAAATTTGATGCATCAACTACAAAGGACCATGATTTTTACCTTTTGAATGGTAGCTCATTGCATGTGCCCTTTATGACTAGCAAGAAGAAGCAATTCATCAGTGCCTTCAATGGTTTCAAAGTCCTAGGTCTTCCTTATAAACAAGGTGAAGATAAACGGAGTTTCTCCATGTACTTCTTCCTTCCAGATGCAAAAGATGGGCTGCCTGCTTTGGCAGAGAAAGTGGGTTCTGAATCTGGGTTCTTGGATCACCACCTTCCACAGCAACGAGTGGAAGTGGGTGACTTTAGGATTCCCAAGTTTAAGATATCGTTTGGATTTGAAGCTTCCAAAACTCTAAAGGGATTAGGACTGGTGTTACCATTCTCTGGTGAAGGAGATTTGACGGAGATGGTGGATTCCTCAGTCGGTCAGAACCTGTATGTTTCAAGCATATTCCACAAAACCTTCATTGAAGTAAATGAA
The sequence above is a segment of the Manihot esculenta cultivar AM560-2 chromosome 5, M.esculenta_v8, whole genome shotgun sequence genome. Coding sequences within it:
- the LOC110615902 gene encoding serpin-ZX produces the protein MDLRESIGNQNAVALGLSKHVLLTEAKTSNSVLSPLSIQVVLGLIAAGSKGPTLDQLLAFLKSKSNDQFSSFSSELVSVVFADGSVSGGPRLSFANGVWVDRSLSLKPSFKQVVDNVYKAASNQADFQTKAVEVTNEVNAWAEKETSGLIKEVLPSRSVDATTRLIFANALYFKGAWNEKFDASTTKDHDFYLLNGSSLHVPFMTSKKKQFISAFNGFKVLGLPYKQGEDKRSFSMYFFLPDAKDGLPALAEKVGSESGFLDHHLPQQRVEVGDFRIPKFKISFGFEASKTLKGLGLVLPFSGEGDLTEMVDSSVGQNLYVSSIFHKTFIEVNEEGTEAAAASAGVVKLRGLLNTEKLDFVADHPFLFLIREDMTGIVLFIGHVLDPSQAN